Proteins from one Pontibacter korlensis genomic window:
- a CDS encoding metal-dependent transcriptional regulator codes for MHSYTEENYIKAIYKLSDNGQQEVNTNAIAEVLETKAASVTDMLRKLSAKDIVNYVKYKGVSLTPQGERVALQIIRKHRLWETFLVEKLKFNWDEVHEVAEELEHISSTLLTNRLDEFLGYPKFDPHGDPIPTENGEMKLKKQQLLGEMNTGDEGKVVGVNDSQPLFLQYLDKLGIGLGSHIKVTDKILYDNSLEVELNGKKQLLLSNEVCRNIYLSA; via the coding sequence GTGCATAGTTATACAGAAGAGAACTACATTAAAGCCATTTACAAGCTATCAGACAATGGCCAGCAGGAGGTCAACACCAACGCAATTGCAGAGGTGCTGGAAACTAAAGCTGCCTCTGTTACTGATATGCTCCGAAAGTTGAGCGCCAAGGATATTGTTAACTATGTAAAGTATAAGGGTGTGTCGCTTACTCCACAGGGAGAGCGGGTAGCCCTGCAGATCATCAGAAAACATAGACTGTGGGAAACGTTTCTGGTAGAAAAGCTAAAGTTTAACTGGGATGAAGTGCATGAAGTAGCCGAAGAACTGGAGCACATCTCCTCTACCCTACTAACCAACAGGCTGGACGAGTTTTTAGGTTACCCAAAGTTCGACCCTCATGGCGACCCAATCCCTACAGAAAACGGGGAAATGAAGTTGAAAAAGCAACAACTTTTGGGCGAGATGAACACAGGCGACGAAGGTAAAGTAGTAGGCGTAAACGACTCGCAACCCCTCTTCCTGCAGTACCTTGACAAGCTAGGTATAGGTCTCGGTTCGCATATAAAAGTTACTGATAAAATTCTGTACGACAATTCGCTGGAGGTAGAGCTAAACGGTAAAAAGCAGCTTCTCCTTTCAAACGAAGTATGCAGGAATATCTACTTATCTGCCTAA
- a CDS encoding 3-oxoacyl-ACP synthase III family protein → MRNSRIAGVGHYVPENVVTNKDLEKLMDTSDEWIRERTGIVERRYFQEGVDTTANMGAAAARKAIQMAGLEPKDIDMIVFATLSPDYVFPGSGVLMQRELGLKNIPALDVRNQCSGFVYALSVGDQFIKTGMYNNILVVGSEIHSTGLDFSTRGRGVSVIFGDGAGAVVLSPSDSNDKGILSTHLHADGEFAEELAVTAPNSNKKERLTHEMIDDGSVYPYMNGNMVFKHAVTRFPEVIEEALNKNGYKPEDIDLLVPHQANLRITSFIQQKMGLPTEKVMSNIQKYGNTTAASVPIALSEAYEEGRIKEGDLVCLAAFGSGFTWASALIRW, encoded by the coding sequence ATGCGTAATTCTAGAATTGCAGGCGTTGGCCACTACGTACCTGAAAATGTGGTAACTAACAAAGACCTGGAGAAGCTGATGGACACTTCGGATGAGTGGATTCGTGAGCGCACAGGTATCGTGGAGCGCCGCTATTTTCAGGAAGGTGTAGACACAACTGCCAATATGGGTGCCGCAGCTGCCAGAAAAGCCATTCAAATGGCTGGGCTGGAGCCAAAGGACATCGACATGATTGTGTTTGCCACCCTTAGCCCAGACTATGTTTTCCCAGGCTCCGGTGTATTGATGCAGCGCGAACTTGGTTTAAAAAATATACCTGCACTGGATGTTCGTAACCAATGCTCTGGTTTTGTGTATGCCCTCTCGGTTGGTGATCAGTTCATCAAGACCGGAATGTACAACAATATACTGGTGGTAGGTTCAGAAATTCATTCTACTGGTTTGGACTTCTCTACACGCGGACGTGGTGTGTCTGTTATTTTTGGAGACGGTGCTGGTGCCGTAGTGCTTAGCCCATCCGACAGCAACGACAAAGGAATACTGTCTACGCACCTGCACGCTGATGGTGAGTTTGCAGAAGAACTTGCTGTTACCGCTCCTAACAGCAACAAGAAAGAGCGACTCACGCACGAGATGATCGACGATGGAAGTGTTTACCCTTACATGAACGGCAATATGGTGTTCAAGCACGCTGTTACACGCTTTCCAGAGGTAATCGAAGAGGCTCTGAACAAGAACGGATATAAGCCGGAAGATATTGATTTGCTGGTTCCTCATCAGGCAAACCTGCGCATCACCTCCTTTATCCAGCAGAAAATGGGACTACCAACCGAGAAGGTAATGAGCAACATCCAAAAGTATGGCAACACAACAGCAGCTTCTGTGCCTATTGCTCTTAGTGAAGCTTATGAGGAAGGCCGCATCAAGGAAGGAGACCTGGTATGCCTCGCAGCTTTTGGCAGTGGCTTTACATGGGCCTCAGCATTAATCCGCTGGTAA
- a CDS encoding 2,3,4,5-tetrahydropyridine-2,6-dicarboxylate N-succinyltransferase has translation MELRQIIEQAWENRELLKESNTVEAIRSVVEELDKGNIRVAEPNGDEWTVNEWVKKAVLLYFPIQQMKTIEVGPFEFHDKITLKRNYEQLGVRVVPHAVARYGSFLAKGVVMMPSYVNIGAYVDSGTMVDTWATVGSCAQVGKNVHLSGGVGLGGVLEPVQAAPVIIEDGAFIGSRSILVEGCRVGREAVIGAGVTITGSSKIIDVTGSEPKEYKGYVPPRSVVIPGSYTKKFPAGEFQVPCALIIGQRKESTDLKTSLNDVLRDHAVAV, from the coding sequence ATGGAGCTAAGACAAATCATAGAGCAGGCATGGGAAAACCGTGAGCTGCTAAAAGAATCAAATACCGTTGAAGCGATTCGCTCAGTTGTTGAAGAGCTGGATAAAGGTAACATACGTGTTGCTGAGCCTAACGGTGATGAGTGGACAGTGAATGAGTGGGTAAAAAAAGCTGTGCTTTTATACTTCCCGATCCAACAAATGAAAACCATAGAGGTTGGTCCTTTTGAGTTTCATGATAAAATTACTTTGAAGCGCAATTATGAGCAACTGGGAGTACGTGTAGTGCCTCATGCAGTAGCTCGTTATGGCTCTTTTCTGGCTAAAGGCGTAGTAATGATGCCATCTTATGTGAATATTGGTGCTTATGTAGATTCTGGCACCATGGTAGACACATGGGCTACAGTAGGAAGCTGCGCACAGGTTGGTAAGAACGTGCACTTAAGTGGCGGTGTAGGCCTGGGTGGTGTATTGGAACCAGTACAGGCAGCTCCGGTTATTATTGAAGACGGTGCCTTTATCGGGTCAAGAAGCATCTTGGTAGAAGGTTGCCGCGTTGGTAGAGAAGCCGTAATTGGCGCTGGTGTAACGATCACGGGAAGCTCTAAGATCATTGACGTTACGGGCAGTGAGCCGAAAGAGTATAAAGGTTATGTACCTCCTCGTTCCGTTGTTATCCCTGGCTCTTACACCAAGAAATTCCCTGCAGGTGAGTTTCAGGTGCCATGTGCGCTAATTATTGGGCAGCGTAAAGAAAGCACAGACCTGAAGACGTCTCTGAACGATGTTCTGCGCGACCATGCGGTAGCTGTTTAG
- a CDS encoding T9SS type A sorting domain-containing protein: protein MVKRFTLLFCAFLFSLHAFSQEPPGPDIVTELVPLPVAKNTGEKPQSKVWTHACKTWTVLADAEGTHLWRLDDTKWTRVLTLSSITYNADCKVVGNVAHVLLYRGKDLIYLTSLEHVPAQNTYRFWSKRPEPSSLRLDRGAETATIDIDSKGRMWLASDATSSVEVRWSDSPYTTWSDPITLATEVTEDDIAAVVAMPGKVGVMWSNLNKQRFGFRTHTDGADPTAWSEDEVPASQSALNVGLGMADDHLNLAIADDGTLYCAVKTEYNKEGYPRIALLVRRPSGTWDDLYEVSQSGTRPIVILNEEIGKLKVIYTNSQEHGGNIVYKESAAPSIAFGPVRTLIDGSYNNVTSSKANYKSDAVVLASNETHAVGVQISDGIPPEVCPVYMDWTAYPNPFSSKTAVYFSLLEGGQYTMVLYDSKGAQLDLKQGDAVAGEINKIEFDGENLPRGLYFVRVKSQERSQTMKLVLSK from the coding sequence ATGGTAAAAAGATTTACTCTTCTTTTTTGTGCTTTTCTTTTCTCTCTTCATGCTTTCTCTCAGGAACCTCCTGGGCCGGATATTGTAACAGAATTAGTTCCGTTACCAGTTGCAAAGAACACAGGTGAGAAACCGCAATCTAAGGTATGGACTCACGCCTGTAAGACCTGGACAGTGTTAGCAGACGCAGAGGGCACACACTTATGGCGACTTGATGACACGAAATGGACACGGGTGCTTACCCTCTCCAGTATTACCTACAACGCCGACTGTAAGGTAGTAGGCAATGTGGCCCACGTACTTCTGTACCGAGGAAAGGACCTAATATACCTCACATCACTAGAACATGTTCCTGCACAAAACACCTACAGGTTCTGGTCTAAAAGACCAGAACCATCGAGCCTGAGGCTGGACAGAGGAGCAGAAACGGCAACTATTGACATAGACAGCAAGGGAAGAATGTGGTTAGCATCTGATGCTACCTCAAGCGTTGAAGTGCGTTGGAGTGATTCACCGTACACTACCTGGAGTGATCCCATCACCTTGGCTACCGAGGTAACCGAAGATGACATTGCGGCTGTAGTAGCTATGCCTGGTAAAGTTGGTGTTATGTGGTCAAACCTAAACAAACAGAGATTCGGCTTTAGAACACATACAGATGGAGCAGACCCTACTGCTTGGTCTGAGGATGAAGTACCAGCTTCACAATCTGCCTTAAATGTAGGTTTGGGTATGGCAGATGATCACTTAAACCTAGCTATTGCTGACGATGGCACTTTATACTGTGCCGTGAAAACAGAGTATAACAAAGAAGGATATCCAAGAATAGCTCTCCTGGTACGCCGGCCTTCCGGCACGTGGGACGACCTTTATGAGGTATCACAGTCCGGAACAAGGCCAATTGTTATTCTGAATGAAGAGATTGGTAAGCTTAAAGTCATTTACACCAACTCGCAGGAGCATGGAGGCAACATTGTTTACAAGGAGTCGGCTGCACCCAGTATAGCATTTGGACCGGTCAGAACCTTAATAGATGGTAGCTACAACAACGTAACAAGCAGTAAGGCTAATTATAAATCAGACGCTGTAGTGCTTGCCTCCAATGAGACGCATGCAGTGGGTGTACAGATTTCTGATGGCATTCCACCTGAAGTATGCCCTGTTTACATGGACTGGACCGCATACCCTAATCCTTTCTCCTCAAAAACTGCAGTCTATTTCTCTCTGCTGGAGGGAGGCCAGTACACAATGGTACTTTACGACAGCAAAGGTGCACAGCTGGACTTGAAGCAAGGCGATGCCGTAGCTGGCGAGATCAACAAAATAGAGTTTGACGGAGAAAACCTGCCAAGAGGGTTATACTTTGTTAGGGTAAAATCTCAGGAAAGATCTCAGACTATGAAGTTAGTATTAAGCAAATAG
- a CDS encoding Nramp family divalent metal transporter, with translation MLQQETHTGRSLEEVHSSIDTTKPTGFWRRLLAFLGPAYLVSVGYMDPGNWATDIAGGSQFGYKLVWVLLMSNLMAILLQSLSARLGVVRGKDLAQASRESYPSFINIPLYVLAEIAIAACDLAEVLGMAIGLQLLFGMPLLWGVSLTVLDTFLLLFLINKGMRKMEAFVLALVTIIGGAFVMEMFFAKPDVGELVTGFIPSIPNHDALYIAIGIIGATVMPHNLYLHSSLVQSRKIDRTPQGIWRAIKYNFVDSAVALNLALFVNAAILILAAAAFYENGIHNVTEIQDAHEFLAPLLGTKWAPILFAVALIAAGQSSTLTGTLAGQIVMEGYLNLRIQPWLRRMITRLLAVGPALFVILYFGEDQTGELLVLSQVILSLQLGFAVIPLIHFVSNKERMGEFAIGPWMKTGAWLIATTIVLLNAKLVVDQIIEWLQLVENPALIWLLVVPIAVACGVLLLYITLQPFVNGAAKYARPAKHHQAVRYEPEHKPAYKRIAITLDFTDTDKRVLDNALAIGTPSAEYLLIHIVETAGALILGQDIKDLETTSDWDNLQRYAEDLRSRGYNVKVKLGFGNPKQHIPNIVHQFEADLLVMGSHGHKIMKDLVLGTTINAVRHAVKVPMLIV, from the coding sequence ATGTTACAGCAGGAAACCCACACCGGCAGATCGCTTGAAGAAGTACACTCCTCCATCGACACCACAAAGCCAACTGGCTTCTGGAGGCGTTTGCTGGCTTTCTTAGGTCCTGCCTATCTGGTTAGCGTGGGCTATATGGACCCAGGCAACTGGGCAACCGATATTGCCGGGGGCAGCCAGTTTGGCTATAAGCTGGTGTGGGTGCTGCTGATGTCGAACCTGATGGCTATTTTGCTGCAAAGCCTGAGCGCCCGCCTGGGAGTAGTACGTGGCAAAGACTTGGCTCAGGCTTCCCGTGAAAGCTATCCTTCCTTCATTAATATTCCGCTATACGTGTTAGCCGAAATTGCTATTGCCGCCTGCGACCTGGCTGAGGTGTTGGGTATGGCCATTGGGCTGCAATTGCTATTCGGTATGCCGCTGCTTTGGGGAGTTTCCTTAACAGTATTAGATACTTTCCTGCTGCTGTTCCTGATAAATAAAGGAATGCGTAAGATGGAAGCCTTTGTGCTGGCGCTGGTAACTATTATAGGCGGGGCTTTTGTAATGGAGATGTTCTTCGCAAAACCTGATGTAGGTGAACTAGTAACCGGATTTATACCCTCCATACCGAACCACGATGCGCTCTATATTGCTATTGGTATAATTGGAGCTACTGTGATGCCACATAACCTGTACCTGCACTCCTCGCTCGTACAGTCGCGCAAAATAGACCGCACTCCCCAAGGGATTTGGCGTGCCATCAAGTATAATTTTGTAGATTCGGCTGTGGCCCTGAACTTGGCCCTATTTGTTAATGCAGCCATACTTATACTTGCTGCCGCTGCTTTCTATGAGAACGGAATCCATAATGTAACAGAGATACAGGATGCGCATGAGTTTCTGGCACCGCTACTGGGTACAAAATGGGCTCCTATACTTTTTGCAGTAGCTCTTATTGCCGCCGGACAAAGCTCTACCCTTACCGGCACCTTGGCTGGCCAGATCGTGATGGAAGGTTACCTAAACCTGCGCATACAGCCCTGGCTGCGCCGCATGATCACACGTTTACTGGCAGTTGGCCCTGCCCTATTCGTGATTTTGTACTTTGGAGAAGACCAGACAGGTGAACTTTTAGTGCTAAGCCAGGTAATACTGAGTCTTCAACTGGGCTTTGCTGTTATCCCGCTCATACACTTTGTAAGTAACAAAGAGCGCATGGGTGAGTTTGCAATTGGCCCCTGGATGAAAACCGGCGCATGGCTTATCGCAACAACTATCGTTCTGTTGAACGCAAAGCTGGTGGTAGACCAGATCATAGAGTGGCTGCAGTTAGTTGAGAACCCAGCCCTCATCTGGCTGTTGGTTGTACCAATAGCTGTAGCTTGTGGTGTGCTCCTTTTGTACATTACACTGCAGCCTTTTGTGAATGGTGCCGCTAAGTACGCTCGTCCTGCAAAGCACCACCAGGCGGTAAGATACGAGCCCGAGCATAAGCCCGCCTACAAACGTATTGCCATTACGCTGGATTTTACTGACACAGATAAGCGTGTACTTGATAACGCCTTAGCCATTGGCACACCTTCTGCTGAATACCTGCTCATACACATTGTAGAAACAGCTGGAGCATTGATTCTTGGTCAGGATATCAAAGACTTGGAAACAACCTCGGATTGGGACAACCTGCAGCGTTATGCGGAAGACCTTCGTAGCAGGGGCTATAACGTTAAGGTTAAGCTAGGCTTTGGTAATCCTAAGCAGCACATTCCGAACATTGTTCATCAGTTTGAGGCAGACCTACTGGTAATGGGGTCGCATGGGCATAAGATAATGAAGGACCTGGTGCTGGGCACTACCATCAATGCAGTACGACATGCTGTTAAGGTACCGATGCTGATTGTTTAG
- a CDS encoding glycosyltransferase codes for MSEKRILIASLLKPINDTRMYEKLGLSLSKLSETQIHIVGFQAPQPYGTPQNLYFHPLFNFKRLSLSRFLVQGKYEQLLHELKPDLIIACTHELLLPSQRYCQKHGAKLIYDVQENYTLNLTSQQNYPPILRQILAYRVGKVESKTAPAIEHFLLAEQSYADELRFLPQGDYTVIGNKYKQAPTYHVPVTPVRLREQPLKLLYSGTISELYGIFEAVELATSLHRLDASTALTIIGYSSRQQTLQQLQQLISNLPYVQLIGGDKLVPHQQILQSIQESNIGLLPYQPNPSTERCIPTKLYEYMAYALPMLVQQNPLWQSITEANRAGISIDFKQISPEDLLHRIRQQQFYSFGIPKDIFWDQEEIKLLELIKPILRID; via the coding sequence ATGTCCGAAAAGAGAATCCTGATTGCTTCGCTGCTAAAGCCCATAAACGACACCCGGATGTACGAAAAACTGGGACTGTCGCTAAGCAAGCTTTCAGAAACCCAAATTCATATTGTAGGTTTCCAAGCACCTCAGCCCTATGGTACACCACAAAATCTATACTTCCATCCTCTTTTCAATTTCAAGCGCCTCAGTCTAAGTCGCTTTTTGGTACAGGGCAAGTACGAGCAACTACTTCACGAGCTTAAGCCAGATCTTATCATTGCCTGCACCCACGAACTACTGCTGCCTAGCCAACGGTACTGTCAGAAGCATGGCGCAAAACTAATTTATGATGTGCAGGAAAACTATACGCTCAACCTGACATCCCAACAGAACTACCCTCCTATCCTCCGCCAGATATTAGCTTACCGAGTAGGTAAGGTAGAGTCTAAAACGGCCCCTGCCATAGAGCATTTTCTGTTGGCGGAGCAAAGCTATGCCGATGAACTGCGTTTCCTGCCACAAGGTGATTATACCGTAATTGGGAACAAGTACAAGCAGGCTCCTACTTACCATGTGCCGGTAACTCCAGTACGACTAAGAGAACAGCCTCTCAAACTTTTGTACTCCGGCACCATATCAGAGCTTTATGGCATATTTGAGGCAGTTGAGTTAGCAACGTCTTTGCACCGGCTGGATGCTTCCACTGCTCTTACTATCATAGGGTACAGCTCGCGCCAGCAAACACTACAGCAGCTACAACAGCTAATTTCAAATTTGCCCTATGTGCAGCTGATAGGGGGAGATAAACTAGTGCCACACCAACAGATTTTGCAAAGTATACAAGAAAGCAACATTGGCCTGCTTCCTTATCAGCCTAACCCAAGTACGGAGCGTTGTATCCCTACAAAATTGTATGAGTATATGGCGTATGCCTTACCTATGCTGGTACAGCAAAACCCGCTTTGGCAAAGTATAACGGAGGCTAATCGCGCAGGCATATCGATAGATTTCAAGCAGATCAGCCCAGAGGATTTACTGCACCGTATACGGCAACAGCAGTTTTATTCTTTTGGTATACCTAAAGATATTTTCTGGGATCAGGAAGAGATAAAACTGCTTGAATTAATTAAGCCAATCTTAAGGATTGATTAA